A single Clostridium sp. AN503 DNA region contains:
- the adhE gene encoding bifunctional acetaldehyde-CoA/alcohol dehydrogenase — MAKKEETMVTGVIDNVEALEAKMRAMREAQKVFATFTQEQVDKIFYEAASAANKMRLPLAKMAVEETGMGVVEDKVIKNNYAAEYIYNTYKETKTCGVVEEDKAYGIRKIAEPIGLVAAVIPTTNPTSTAIFKTLISLKTRNAIIISPHPRAKNSTIAAAKVVLDAAVKAGAPEGIIGWIDVPSLELTNTVMKDADIILATGGPGMVKAAYSSGKPALGVGAGNTPVIIDDTADIKLAVNSIIHSKTFDNGMICASEQSVTVVEPVYNAVRKEFADRGCYFLKGEELDKVRKTIIINGALNAKIVGQSAYKIAQLSGVEVPETAKILIGEVESVDISEEFAHEKLSPVLAMYKAKDFDDALAKAEQLVADGGYGHTASLYVNVNEEEKILKHAAAMKTCRILINTPSSHGGIGDIYNFKLTPSLTLGCGSWGGNSVSENVGVKHLLNIKTVAERRENMLWFRAPEKVYFKKGCMPVALSELKDVLGKKRAFIVTDSFLYMNGYTKPITDKLNEMGIVYQCFSDVQPDPTLANAQAGAKAMAAFQPDVIIALGGGSAMDAGKIMWVMYEHPEVDFQDMAMRFMDIRKRVYTFPKMGEKAYFVAIPTSSGTGSEVTSFAVITDQETGVKYPLADYELMPKMSIVDADNMMSQPKGLTSASGVDVLTHALEAYASVMASDYTDGLALKAMKGVFDYLPRAYANGNDVEARCKMADASCMAGMAFNNAFLGVCHSMAHKLGAFHHIPHGVANALLISLVVEFNSAEVPTKMGTFPQYEYPHTMARYAECARFVGIQAKNDEEAVKKLIDKIEELKATVGIKKTIAEYGVDEKYFLDTLDAMVEQAFDDQCTGANPRYPLMSEIKDMYLRAYYGK, encoded by the coding sequence ATGGCAAAGAAAGAAGAAACCATGGTTACGGGAGTAATCGACAATGTAGAAGCTTTGGAAGCCAAGATGAGGGCGATGCGCGAAGCGCAGAAGGTTTTTGCAACGTTCACCCAGGAGCAGGTAGACAAGATTTTCTACGAAGCTGCATCTGCTGCCAATAAGATGAGACTTCCACTGGCAAAGATGGCTGTGGAAGAGACTGGAATGGGTGTTGTCGAGGATAAGGTTATCAAGAACAACTACGCAGCAGAATATATCTACAATACATATAAAGAGACAAAGACCTGCGGCGTGGTTGAGGAAGATAAGGCATACGGGATCAGGAAGATTGCAGAACCGATCGGACTGGTAGCGGCAGTTATTCCGACCACCAACCCGACTTCCACCGCGATCTTTAAAACGCTGATCTCTTTAAAGACCAGGAATGCGATCATCATTTCCCCACATCCCCGTGCGAAGAATTCCACGATCGCAGCAGCAAAGGTAGTTCTGGATGCAGCTGTTAAGGCAGGAGCACCGGAAGGGATCATCGGATGGATCGATGTACCGTCTCTGGAGCTGACCAACACGGTCATGAAGGATGCCGATATCATCCTGGCTACAGGCGGTCCTGGCATGGTTAAGGCGGCATACTCCTCCGGAAAACCGGCACTTGGCGTAGGCGCAGGCAATACCCCGGTCATCATTGATGACACGGCGGATATCAAGCTGGCAGTAAACTCCATCATCCATTCCAAGACCTTTGATAACGGCATGATCTGTGCGTCTGAGCAGTCTGTAACGGTTGTGGAGCCGGTTTACAATGCAGTAAGAAAAGAATTTGCAGACCGTGGATGCTATTTCCTGAAAGGGGAAGAGCTGGATAAGGTAAGAAAGACCATCATCATCAACGGCGCACTGAATGCAAAGATCGTTGGACAGAGCGCTTATAAGATCGCACAGCTGTCCGGCGTTGAGGTTCCGGAGACTGCCAAGATCCTGATCGGTGAAGTTGAGTCTGTAGATATCAGCGAGGAGTTTGCTCACGAGAAGCTGTCTCCGGTACTGGCTATGTACAAGGCGAAGGATTTTGATGACGCGCTGGCAAAAGCAGAGCAGCTTGTTGCTGACGGCGGATATGGCCATACGGCGTCTCTGTATGTGAATGTGAACGAGGAAGAGAAGATCCTGAAGCATGCAGCTGCCATGAAGACCTGCCGTATCCTGATCAATACACCTTCTTCTCATGGCGGTATCGGTGATATCTACAACTTTAAACTGACTCCTTCTCTTACGCTGGGCTGCGGTTCCTGGGGCGGCAACTCCGTATCCGAGAACGTAGGCGTGAAGCATCTGCTGAACATTAAGACTGTGGCTGAGAGGAGAGAGAACATGCTGTGGTTCAGAGCACCTGAGAAGGTTTATTTCAAGAAGGGCTGTATGCCGGTGGCACTCAGCGAGCTGAAGGATGTGCTTGGCAAGAAGAGAGCATTTATCGTAACCGACTCCTTCTTATATATGAATGGATATACCAAACCGATCACTGACAAGCTGAATGAGATGGGAATTGTTTACCAGTGCTTCTCTGATGTCCAGCCGGATCCGACCCTGGCCAATGCACAGGCAGGCGCTAAGGCTATGGCAGCCTTCCAGCCGGATGTGATCATCGCGCTTGGCGGCGGTTCTGCAATGGATGCAGGTAAGATCATGTGGGTAATGTACGAGCATCCGGAAGTAGATTTCCAGGATATGGCTATGCGTTTCATGGATATCCGGAAACGTGTTTACACCTTCCCGAAGATGGGCGAGAAAGCTTACTTTGTAGCGATCCCGACTTCCTCCGGTACAGGTTCCGAGGTGACTTCTTTCGCAGTTATCACCGATCAGGAGACCGGCGTAAAATATCCGCTGGCTGACTATGAGCTGATGCCGAAGATGTCCATCGTAGATGCTGACAATATGATGAGCCAGCCGAAGGGCTTAACCAGCGCATCCGGTGTTGACGTACTGACTCATGCACTTGAGGCATATGCTTCTGTGATGGCTTCTGATTATACGGATGGTCTGGCGCTGAAAGCTATGAAGGGCGTATTCGATTATCTGCCGAGAGCTTATGCAAACGGCAATGATGTTGAGGCAAGATGCAAGATGGCAGACGCTTCCTGCATGGCAGGTATGGCATTCAACAATGCATTCCTGGGCGTATGTCACTCCATGGCCCACAAGCTGGGTGCGTTCCATCACATCCCGCACGGTGTTGCCAACGCGCTTTTGATCTCCCTGGTAGTGGAGTTCAACTCTGCGGAGGTTCCGACCAAGATGGGTACCTTCCCGCAGTATGAGTATCCGCACACCATGGCAAGATACGCAGAGTGTGCACGTTTCGTGGGCATTCAGGCGAAGAATGATGAGGAGGCTGTGAAGAAGCTGATCGACAAGATCGAGGAGCTGAAGGCGACCGTAGGCATCAAGAAGACAATTGCTGAGTACGGCGTAGATGAAAAGTATTTTCTGGATACGCTGGATGCTATGGTGGAGCAGGCCTTTGATGACCAGTGCACCGGCGCCAACCCGAGATATCCGCTGATGAGCGAGATCAAGGATATGTATTTAAGAGCTTATTACGGGAAATAA
- a CDS encoding helix-turn-helix transcriptional regulator, producing the protein MTICEATSYRIAELCKQKNLSGYSVTYKAGMPASTYKSIVNGKSKNPGIVNINKIADGLGITIREFYDSDIFDKLDPDE; encoded by the coding sequence ATGACGATTTGTGAAGCTACCAGCTATAGGATTGCCGAATTGTGTAAGCAAAAGAATTTAAGTGGATATTCTGTCACTTATAAAGCAGGAATGCCGGCGTCAACTTATAAGAGTATTGTAAACGGAAAAAGTAAGAATCCCGGTATCGTAAATATTAATAAGATTGCTGACGGACTTGGCATAACAATCCGCGAGTTCTATGATTCAGATATATTTGATAAACTGGATCCAGATGAGTAA
- a CDS encoding DUF4446 family protein: MEGSIINNLGFDPIYIIIAQAVLTFILLIAVIICIIKMRKLYRRYDYFMRGKDAESMEAMIIHQMEEIVELKSQDRANKDSIRIANKNSRAAFQKVGVVKYNAFKGMGGNLSFALALLDYTNTGFVINSVHSREGCYLYLKEVDRGQTDVLLGNEEKVALEQALGYKEKSQ, encoded by the coding sequence ATGGAAGGAAGTATCATAAATAACCTTGGATTTGATCCAATCTATATCATCATTGCACAGGCAGTTTTGACCTTTATACTGTTAATTGCCGTCATCATATGTATCATTAAGATGAGAAAATTATATCGCCGTTATGACTATTTTATGCGGGGAAAAGATGCAGAAAGTATGGAGGCGATGATCATCCATCAGATGGAAGAGATTGTGGAGCTGAAGTCACAGGATCGGGCCAATAAGGATTCTATCCGTATTGCCAATAAAAACAGCCGTGCAGCGTTCCAGAAGGTAGGCGTGGTGAAGTATAATGCATTTAAAGGAATGGGAGGCAATTTGAGTTTTGCTCTTGCATTGCTGGATTATACAAATACAGGTTTTGTCATCAACTCAGTTCACAGCCGGGAAGGCTGTTACCTCTATTTAAAAGAAGTGGATCGCGGGCAGACCGACGTGCTTCTGGGCAATGAGGAGAAGGTAGCGCTGGAGCAGGCGCTGGGTTATAAGGAAAAGAGTCAATAA